The proteins below come from a single Prochlorococcus marinus CUG1415 genomic window:
- a CDS encoding secondary thiamine-phosphate synthase enzyme YjbQ — MEQIFSKLKFITHGEGFIDITNDLNLYIEKYNFDSGILNLTSLHTSCSLTINENADPNVLRDLKKYMQSIVPYDSYLTLSKDREEISYRHYQEGADDMPAHIKTSLTNTCLSLSFKDGKIMLGTWQAVYLWEHRFDQKERIINVHTIGEKK; from the coding sequence ATGGAACAAATTTTTTCAAAATTAAAATTCATAACCCATGGGGAGGGTTTTATTGACATCACAAATGATTTAAATTTATATATTGAAAAATATAATTTTGATTCCGGAATTCTAAATTTAACTTCACTTCATACCAGTTGCAGTTTAACTATTAATGAGAACGCAGATCCAAATGTACTAAGGGACCTAAAAAAGTATATGCAATCCATAGTTCCTTATGATTCCTACTTAACCCTATCAAAAGATAGAGAAGAAATATCCTATAGACATTATCAAGAGGGTGCTGACGATATGCCAGCACATATTAAAACATCATTGACAAACACTTGTTTATCTTTGAGTTTTAAAGACGGAAAAATTATGCTTGGCACATGGCAAGCAGTTTATTTATGGGAACATCGATTTGATCAAAAGGAAAGAATTATAAATGTACACACAATTGGTGAGAAAAAGTAA
- a CDS encoding 4a-hydroxytetrahydrobiopterin dehydratase: MEPYLLQDGELNELAVKIPDWEIKAGQIQREFNFANFIEAFGFMTKVALICEKYNHHPNWENVYAKVIIKLNTHDLGGITNLDQTLASEINKIFDQ; the protein is encoded by the coding sequence ATGGAACCCTACCTTTTGCAAGATGGAGAATTGAATGAATTAGCTGTCAAAATACCTGACTGGGAAATTAAGGCTGGACAAATCCAACGAGAATTTAACTTCGCTAATTTTATTGAAGCCTTTGGTTTTATGACTAAGGTTGCCTTAATCTGTGAAAAATATAATCATCATCCTAACTGGGAGAATGTTTATGCAAAAGTAATAATTAAATTAAATACACATGATCTGGGAGGTATTACAAATCTGGATCAAACACTAGCTTCGGAAATCAACAAAATTTTTGATCAATAA
- a CDS encoding CobW family GTP-binding protein encodes MSKNLLPVTIISGFLGSGKTTLLNHILKNQVGIKTAVLVNEFGEIGIDNDLIIEGSEDMIELNNGCICCSINGELLNTVSKVLERAEKLDYLIVETTGLADPLPVAMTFAAGDLREKVRLDSIITVIDGENFDFEINNTSVAYSQILYGDILLLNKCDLVNEEHLKKVEKFINKIKKEPRILRSTNSEVALHTIMSVGLFETDTFQFEKDKKNVEENSHDHSSHSHDHSSHSHDHSSHSHDHSSHSHDHSSHSHDHSSHSHDHSSHSHDHSSHSHDHSSHSHDLSNNIEGFTSVSYETFEPFSLRKFQYFLDNQISQNVFRAKGILWFRESERKHIFHLSGKRFSLDDEEWAKEKSNKIVLIGKNLDHQTIKNQLSSCRFNSK; translated from the coding sequence ATGTCTAAAAATTTATTGCCAGTTACGATTATTAGTGGATTTTTAGGTTCTGGCAAAACTACACTTCTTAATCATATTTTAAAAAATCAAGTTGGCATTAAAACAGCTGTTTTAGTTAACGAATTCGGAGAGATCGGAATAGATAATGACTTAATAATAGAAGGCTCAGAAGATATGATCGAATTAAATAATGGATGTATATGTTGCTCTATTAATGGCGAATTATTAAATACAGTATCCAAAGTTTTAGAAAGAGCTGAAAAATTAGACTATTTGATTGTGGAGACAACTGGGCTAGCAGATCCATTACCAGTAGCCATGACATTTGCGGCTGGTGACCTTAGAGAAAAAGTAAGATTAGATTCGATAATCACTGTTATTGATGGAGAAAATTTTGATTTTGAAATTAATAATACAAGTGTCGCCTATTCTCAAATTTTATACGGAGATATCCTTCTTCTAAATAAATGTGATTTAGTTAACGAAGAACACTTAAAAAAAGTAGAAAAATTTATAAATAAAATAAAAAAAGAACCAAGGATTTTGAGATCAACTAATAGTGAAGTTGCATTACATACAATAATGAGCGTAGGTCTATTTGAGACAGATACTTTTCAATTCGAGAAGGATAAAAAAAATGTAGAAGAAAATTCTCACGATCACTCTTCTCATTCTCACGATCACTCTTCTCATTCTCACGATCACTCTTCTCATTCTCACGATCACTCTTCTCATTCTCACGATCACTCTTCTCATTCTCACGATCACTCTTCTCATTCTCACGATCACTCTTCTCATTCTCACGATCACTCTTCTCATTCTCACGATCACTCTTCTCATTCTCACGATTTGAGCAATAATATAGAGGGATTTACGTCAGTTTCTTATGAGACATTTGAACCATTTTCCTTAAGGAAGTTTCAATATTTCTTAGATAATCAAATCTCACAAAATGTATTTAGGGCGAAAGGAATATTATGGTTTAGGGAAAGTGAAAGAAAACACATTTTTCACCTATCTGGAAAACGATTTTCTCTAGATGATGAAGAATGGGCAAAAGAAAAATCTAACAAAATAGTATTAATTGGGAAAAACTTAGATCATCAAACTATTAAGAATCAACTTTCATCATGTAGATTTAATTCAAAATAG
- a CDS encoding ABC transporter permease, producing the protein MKILIKGLKKALNELNLFYITSFIIAILVVIPICNFLLEGVQYVLGGNFSLGIAGGEEVLGTLKVLALTSLFGGGLGTLNGWLLSNCDFKFRKVLRVCQLIPLAAPAYLITAVLQDLGSIFGYQVTGLWWGVLILSISTYPYVYILANESFNKFGVNQINASRGLGVGPWRSFFKIAFPMALPALITGISLMCMEVMNELGTFELLNIPSISSGIAENWIIEGNPQNAIGLSLVALFIIFTLIIFEKFSRRKSKRWSENPASQDSQGWELKKTRAFLAIIISLFPPIFSFGIPCFWVLLNIDQIQKGLSIELLTLSFRTICLGLFTALITMLFSLILSLASRPNKSLLLKLITNLAGTGYAIPGTVLALSLISISSSKFNFIAISLLIWGYVIRFLTISKGSIDSSLERISPSLDEAALGLGERWLGIIKRIHLPLLQGPILVGSLLVFVDTIKELPITFILRPFDFDTLSVRIYQYAGDERMVEGILPAIFIMTLGLIASIKLIPSLEKKN; encoded by the coding sequence TTGAAAATACTTATTAAAGGATTAAAAAAAGCATTAAACGAATTAAACCTTTTTTATATCACTTCGTTTATTATTGCAATTTTAGTAGTCATTCCAATTTGCAATTTTCTTCTTGAAGGAGTTCAATATGTTTTAGGTGGGAATTTTTCATTAGGAATTGCAGGAGGAGAAGAGGTACTAGGTACTTTAAAAGTTTTAGCACTTACAAGTTTATTTGGAGGAGGCTTAGGTACCTTGAATGGCTGGTTACTTTCAAATTGCGATTTTAAGTTCAGAAAAGTACTCCGTGTTTGTCAGCTAATTCCACTTGCTGCTCCAGCATATCTAATCACAGCTGTTTTGCAGGATTTAGGAAGTATTTTTGGGTATCAAGTAACTGGTTTATGGTGGGGGGTTTTAATACTTTCAATTTCTACTTATCCTTATGTATACATTCTTGCTAATGAAAGTTTTAATAAATTTGGAGTTAATCAAATCAATGCTAGCAGAGGATTAGGAGTGGGGCCTTGGCGGAGCTTCTTTAAAATCGCTTTTCCAATGGCGTTACCAGCACTAATAACAGGAATAAGTTTAATGTGTATGGAAGTAATGAATGAGTTAGGTACATTTGAATTATTAAATATTCCAAGTATTTCTTCTGGGATAGCTGAAAATTGGATAATAGAGGGTAATCCCCAAAATGCTATTGGATTATCTTTGGTAGCCTTATTTATAATTTTTACTTTAATTATTTTTGAAAAATTTTCGCGAAGAAAATCAAAGAGGTGGAGTGAAAATCCTGCATCACAAGATTCACAAGGCTGGGAATTAAAAAAAACTAGAGCTTTTTTGGCGATAATCATATCCTTATTCCCTCCAATTTTCTCTTTTGGAATTCCATGCTTCTGGGTTCTGCTAAATATTGATCAAATTCAAAAAGGCTTATCTATAGAATTACTTACACTATCATTTAGGACTATTTGTCTAGGCCTTTTTACTGCATTAATAACGATGCTTTTCTCCTTAATACTTTCCTTGGCTAGCCGGCCAAATAAAAGCTTATTACTCAAACTAATTACAAACCTTGCTGGAACAGGTTACGCAATCCCAGGAACAGTACTAGCTTTATCTTTAATAAGCATTTCTTCTTCAAAATTTAATTTCATTGCTATTAGCTTACTAATTTGGGGTTATGTTATACGATTTCTAACTATTTCAAAAGGTTCTATTGATTCTAGTCTTGAGAGGATTTCTCCTAGTCTTGATGAAGCTGCACTTGGACTAGGAGAGCGCTGGCTAGGAATTATCAAACGAATACATCTCCCTTTACTACAAGGACCAATATTAGTTGGCTCACTTTTAGTTTTTGTAGACACGATAAAAGAGTTACCCATAACATTTATTTTAAGACCATTCGATTTCGATACATTATCTGTGAGAATATATCAATATGCTGGAGATGAAAGAATGGTAGAGGGAATATTACCAGCTATTTTTATCATGACTTTAGGACTTATTGCATCAATTAAATTGATACCAAGTTTAGAGAAAAAAAACTAA
- the larC gene encoding nickel pincer cofactor biosynthesis protein LarC: MEDILIECSPGISGDMLLGAFYDLGVPKKVIEQPLIDLGLNDRYSLDFQESKSCSIRGIKAKVENIECGSIKRDWRSIKELILNGDLEDKLQQIIYKVFESLAIAEGKVHGIKSEDVHFHEIGSMDSLVDIIGVCAALNYLNPKKVYCNEPMLGKGYVQTEHGKLSVPPPAVIELIRQKNIRVISSFESIEGELSTPTGIALLANFADSLQPPSKYSINSYGVGIGNLAFSFPNLVRVYKITSFVDPSINQQINPKCEEICVQEAWIDDQTPEDISNFLEKLRIEGAYDVSYQIINMKKNRIGFSIQVILPTEKKEYFRRLWFDYSKTIGVRERTQSRWILLRRRGECSTAFGNIKVKQTLKPDGSINIKPENDEVLRLQLEKNKSTDEIRKIINESSKHFKAFENWK, from the coding sequence ATGGAAGATATTTTAATTGAATGCTCTCCAGGCATCTCTGGAGATATGTTGTTAGGAGCTTTTTATGACTTAGGTGTGCCTAAAAAAGTAATTGAACAACCGCTTATTGATCTTGGATTAAATGATCGATATAGTCTGGATTTTCAAGAGTCTAAAAGTTGTTCAATCCGGGGGATCAAGGCTAAGGTTGAGAATATTGAGTGCGGTTCAATTAAAAGAGACTGGAGAAGTATTAAAGAACTCATTTTAAATGGGGATTTAGAAGATAAATTACAGCAAATAATTTATAAAGTATTTGAATCTTTAGCAATTGCAGAAGGGAAAGTTCATGGAATCAAATCAGAAGATGTTCATTTTCATGAAATTGGGTCTATGGATTCATTAGTGGACATAATAGGAGTATGTGCTGCATTAAATTACTTAAATCCTAAAAAGGTTTATTGTAATGAACCAATGTTGGGAAAAGGCTATGTTCAAACAGAACACGGAAAATTATCTGTCCCGCCTCCTGCTGTAATAGAACTTATAAGACAAAAAAATATTAGGGTTATATCATCCTTTGAATCAATAGAGGGGGAACTATCTACCCCTACGGGCATTGCTTTACTTGCTAATTTTGCTGACTCTCTGCAACCCCCTTCAAAATATTCAATTAACTCCTACGGAGTAGGTATTGGTAACCTAGCATTTTCATTCCCCAATTTGGTTAGAGTTTATAAAATTACCTCATTTGTAGATCCATCTATTAATCAACAAATTAATCCAAAGTGTGAAGAGATATGTGTTCAAGAAGCATGGATTGATGACCAAACACCTGAAGATATATCTAACTTTTTGGAGAAACTGAGGATTGAGGGTGCTTATGATGTTTCTTATCAAATTATTAATATGAAAAAAAATAGAATTGGATTTTCTATTCAAGTAATATTGCCAACAGAGAAAAAAGAATATTTTAGGCGATTATGGTTTGATTATTCCAAGACTATTGGAGTACGTGAAAGGACTCAATCTAGATGGATACTTCTTAGAAGAAGAGGAGAATGTTCAACAGCTTTTGGCAATATAAAAGTTAAACAGACTTTGAAACCTGATGGATCAATTAATATCAAACCAGAAAATGATGAAGTTTTAAGATTACAATTAGAGAAAAACAAATCAACTGACGAAATAAGAAAAATAATAAATGAGTCAAGTAAACATTTTAAAGCGTTTGAAAACTGGAAATGA